From one Desulfovulcanus ferrireducens genomic stretch:
- a CDS encoding DHH family phosphoesterase, which translates to MAYFRNLDQKIKELLGLFEKDQRWLIVINADPDALASAMALKRIMARRVRGVGIAHVNEVSRPDNLTMIKLLRIPTQKLTPLLKAQYDKFAMVDSQPHHHPDFANIDFSIVLDHHPLKDESLQAEFHEIRPEYGANSSLMTEYLYNLKIRPGKLLATALVYGIKTDTQSFERPFSDVDIRAFRYLTKFYNPLLLQKIVRSEFRKEWLKYFSQAFKKVKILGQGLSVFMGTVDSADILVILADFFLRIHNVSWDLVSGLHEDKLVVIFRGDGLRRDMGKMAEQMFGDCGPAGGHRSMARAEIPLSKLERTHPQQFIWQRLGDYRKQKGKRTKKARG; encoded by the coding sequence ATGGCATACTTTCGCAACTTAGATCAAAAAATCAAAGAATTATTGGGGTTATTTGAAAAAGATCAGCGTTGGCTTATTGTTATCAATGCTGACCCCGATGCATTGGCTTCAGCTATGGCTTTGAAACGCATTATGGCCAGACGAGTACGGGGAGTGGGTATTGCACATGTCAATGAAGTGTCCAGGCCGGACAACTTAACCATGATCAAACTACTACGCATTCCCACACAGAAGTTGACCCCCCTTCTTAAGGCCCAATATGATAAATTTGCCATGGTGGATTCTCAGCCCCATCATCATCCGGATTTTGCGAATATAGATTTTTCAATTGTTTTAGATCATCATCCGTTAAAAGATGAGTCGCTTCAGGCTGAATTTCACGAGATCAGGCCGGAGTATGGAGCGAATAGCTCTTTAATGACCGAATATTTGTATAATTTAAAAATCAGGCCAGGTAAGCTTTTGGCCACGGCCTTGGTTTATGGCATCAAGACTGATACCCAGAGTTTTGAGCGTCCGTTTAGTGATGTGGATATTCGTGCTTTTAGGTATTTGACTAAATTCTACAATCCCCTTCTCCTGCAGAAGATTGTCCGTTCGGAGTTTCGCAAGGAATGGCTCAAGTACTTTTCCCAGGCTTTTAAAAAGGTAAAGATTTTGGGCCAGGGTTTAAGTGTGTTCATGGGCACAGTGGACTCTGCTGATATTCTAGTTATTTTGGCTGATTTTTTCTTAAGGATTCACAATGTTTCCTGGGACTTGGTCAGTGGATTACACGAGGACAAACTCGTAGTAATTTTTCGAGGGGATGGCTTGCGCCGAGATATGGGTAAAATGGCCGAACAGATGTTTGGTGATTGCGGGCCGGCCGGTGGCCATAGGTCCATGGCTAGGGCAGAGATCCCTTTGAGTAAATTGGAGCGAACCCACCCCCAGCAATTTATCTGGCAAAGATTGGGAGACTATAGAAAACAAAAAGGCAAAAGGACAAAAAAGGCAAGAGGGTGA
- a CDS encoding bifunctional adenosylcobinamide kinase/adenosylcobinamide-phosphate guanylyltransferase, translating to MFSLVLGGNKSGKSDFGLELLLKGKSPHLLIVTGKGFDFEFKKQIKDHRLKRDPRLFVHEIGTDLSVCLKAREKDWATILVDSLDFWLFSLFEQGKLEEGIKDFFSLLKNWQGQEIIFVSSEIGLGPIPVSGEMRRFVRALGDVNQNLARLCAQVYLVLAGIPVRIK from the coding sequence TTGTTTAGCTTGGTCCTTGGCGGAAATAAGTCCGGGAAAAGCGATTTTGGCCTGGAGTTACTGCTTAAGGGGAAAAGCCCTCATTTACTTATAGTAACCGGCAAAGGCTTTGATTTTGAGTTCAAAAAACAGATAAAAGATCATAGATTAAAAAGAGATCCTAGGCTTTTTGTCCACGAGATTGGAACTGATTTAAGTGTTTGTTTAAAGGCCAGGGAGAAGGATTGGGCCACCATTTTGGTGGATAGTCTGGATTTTTGGCTTTTTTCCCTTTTTGAACAGGGAAAATTGGAAGAAGGGATTAAAGATTTCTTCTCTCTTTTAAAAAACTGGCAGGGACAGGAGATAATCTTCGTTAGTTCGGAAATAGGTCTTGGTCCTATACCAGTTTCCGGAGAGATGCGTCGATTTGTGCGCGCTTTGGGAGATGTTAATCAAAATCTGGCTAGGTTGTGCGCGCAGGTCTATTTGGTCCTGGCTGGGATTCCTGTGCGGATAAAATAG
- the cbiR gene encoding cobamide remodeling phosphodiesterase CbiR, translated as MSRKFFQLAAPSYVIPGTVGENCLVLKDKVREVGLTLFETEACLNYTSQDIPSEVAALNLKFHVHLPLNYDWTLGAEEVFNLTTKLLQKVHFLGPDKFVLHPPENERDLDAFASLWGGRLEKRGKGEAGTGSKWELRWQDLLVENIAENSLTGCWDVVCAKNLGVCLDLGHILAYDQWSLLDLPTLWERVRLLHVYGLEIDKKHYGLEKLNEEGKELLRCILEQVRAGTTLLLEVFSLAEFVHSKQMLTDWLHSWGIELV; from the coding sequence ATGAGCAGGAAATTTTTTCAATTGGCAGCACCGTCATATGTCATTCCCGGGACGGTCGGTGAAAATTGTCTGGTTTTAAAAGATAAGGTTCGGGAAGTAGGCCTGACTTTATTTGAGACAGAGGCTTGTTTAAACTACACAAGTCAGGACATACCGTCCGAAGTTGCAGCTTTAAATCTTAAGTTTCATGTCCATTTGCCCCTGAACTATGATTGGACTCTCGGGGCAGAAGAAGTTTTTAATTTGACCACAAAGTTACTACAAAAGGTGCACTTTTTAGGTCCGGATAAATTTGTTCTTCATCCCCCGGAAAATGAAAGAGACTTGGATGCATTTGCCTCTTTGTGGGGGGGTAGACTTGAGAAGCGGGGAAAAGGGGAAGCGGGGACAGGGAGCAAATGGGAATTAAGATGGCAGGATTTGTTGGTGGAAAATATAGCCGAGAATAGCTTGACTGGGTGTTGGGATGTGGTGTGTGCTAAAAATCTTGGAGTATGTCTGGATTTAGGGCATATTCTGGCATATGATCAGTGGTCTCTTTTAGACTTGCCCACGTTATGGGAGAGGGTTAGGCTGTTACATGTTTATGGGCTGGAGATAGATAAAAAACACTATGGATTAGAGAAATTAAATGAGGAAGGAAAAGAATTGTTGCGCTGCATTCTAGAGCAGGTTAGGGCAGGGACAACTCTGCTTCTGGAAGTTTTCAGCCTTGCCGAGTTTGTCCACTCTAAGCAGATGTTAACTGACTGGCTGCATTCCTGGGGGATAGAGCTTGTTTAG
- a CDS encoding UvrD-helicase domain-containing protein, giving the protein MTPLNLAAWAKVKGIDVIGTGDFTHPGWMAMLKEHLEQGEDGLLYLKEDPDLGGEIPGFDNQLKSTTRFILTAEISSIYKRGGKVRKVHNLVFVPSFDKAEELNKRLSQVGNLKSDGRPILGLDSRDLLEIVLEIDSMAFVVPAHIWTPWFSIFGSKSGFDSIEECFGDLSSYIFALETGLSSDPEMNWLWSKLDSFTLISNSDAHSGENLAREANIFQGEISYAGIYHALRREGLSHRFLGTLEFFPEEGKYHLDGHRKCGVVMEPRQTRAKGGICPKCGQPLTVGVLNRVLSLADRENPVQPPGQPGFSSIIPLPEIIAEFMGVGPKTKKVRSFYYKLIHKFGSELAILQKVPVDELKRFSPPLALGISRMRNNEVFREPGFDGQYGKISVFSAKEKQEFKSGRFFVDLPRPERENKQQKQIIYSLQDDKHDETVLELAYNAEQKQAIVAGPGPVLVLAGPGTGKTQTLMGRVNRLLGEGVNPRHILILTFTRKAARELQERLAKLRGEKETLPRAETLHAMAFEYWQQIHQTEPLILEEKEAKKVFSQANPELKGVELKKAWQEYNLAREKRESYNSAYGQAYMRLKQDLNLVDYADLLEFWLEEIEGGNYARPFTQVLVDEIQDLSSLQLSIITRLAGPAGEGFFGIGDPKQSIYGFRGAVTDIQENLKNIWPELKVINLSQNYRSTQEILDFSTALFPDTPALKAHQKGTGQLFVFQAPTATQEANWIGDRIKCLIGGTAHWEQDMRQTQQALSPGDIAILVRFKALIPSLTASLKRLGIPYCVPEQEIFYKEPRVELILRAVSRVLGVIDDKDVFDCPEKVLAQGPKGMAAYLKDIPPFDRIFWQSRAFKELEKAYAEHNGWAGLLNYIRLESELDAVRTRAQKVRVMTMHAAKGLEFEAVFLPCLEDGIMPFIGLDLLLGDHSGYEEKTEEQEERRLLYVACTRARSFLFLSLARSRQVFGKGLRLKASRFLNELPKEMVTRTVAKAHKQKREKRRSLF; this is encoded by the coding sequence TTGACTCCTTTGAATCTGGCAGCATGGGCGAAAGTCAAAGGGATAGATGTTATTGGTACCGGAGACTTTACTCATCCGGGGTGGATGGCCATGCTCAAAGAGCATTTAGAGCAAGGTGAGGATGGTCTGCTCTACTTGAAAGAAGACCCTGATTTGGGAGGTGAAATACCCGGTTTTGATAATCAGCTTAAATCCACGACCAGGTTTATTCTTACTGCAGAGATTAGCTCTATCTATAAGCGTGGAGGCAAGGTTCGCAAAGTTCATAACCTGGTCTTTGTGCCAAGTTTTGATAAAGCAGAAGAATTAAATAAAAGGCTTTCTCAGGTAGGTAATTTAAAATCCGATGGTCGGCCTATTTTAGGACTTGATTCTCGTGATCTGCTGGAAATAGTCCTGGAAATTGATTCCATGGCCTTTGTTGTCCCTGCCCATATCTGGACTCCCTGGTTTTCCATTTTTGGTTCCAAGTCTGGTTTTGACAGTATAGAAGAGTGTTTCGGCGATTTGTCCAGTTATATTTTTGCCCTGGAGACAGGTTTGTCATCTGATCCTGAAATGAATTGGCTGTGGAGTAAGCTGGATTCCTTCACTTTGATATCCAATTCTGATGCCCATTCCGGGGAGAACCTAGCCAGGGAGGCAAATATTTTTCAGGGAGAGATTAGTTATGCTGGGATTTATCACGCCTTACGTCGGGAGGGCTTAAGCCATCGTTTTTTGGGCACATTGGAGTTTTTTCCTGAAGAAGGTAAATACCACCTGGATGGACACAGGAAGTGCGGGGTGGTTATGGAGCCAAGACAGACCAGAGCCAAAGGGGGCATTTGTCCTAAGTGTGGACAGCCTTTGACTGTGGGGGTCTTGAACCGGGTCTTAAGTCTTGCCGACAGGGAAAATCCCGTGCAGCCACCTGGACAGCCGGGGTTTAGCTCTATTATCCCCTTGCCAGAAATTATTGCTGAGTTTATGGGCGTAGGCCCAAAGACCAAAAAAGTGCGTTCCTTTTATTATAAGTTGATTCACAAGTTTGGCTCAGAGCTGGCTATCTTGCAAAAAGTTCCCGTGGACGAGTTAAAGCGTTTCTCTCCCCCACTGGCCTTGGGCATCTCCAGGATGCGCAATAATGAGGTTTTTCGTGAACCTGGCTTTGATGGTCAGTATGGGAAGATTTCTGTCTTTTCGGCCAAGGAGAAACAGGAATTTAAAAGCGGACGTTTTTTTGTTGATCTCCCTCGACCAGAAAGAGAGAACAAACAGCAAAAGCAAATAATTTATTCTCTACAAGATGACAAACACGATGAAACAGTTCTGGAATTGGCCTATAATGCGGAACAAAAACAGGCTATAGTTGCGGGGCCAGGTCCGGTTCTTGTCCTAGCTGGACCTGGAACAGGAAAAACCCAGACTTTGATGGGTAGAGTGAACAGGTTGCTGGGCGAGGGAGTAAACCCAAGACATATATTGATTTTAACCTTTACTCGTAAAGCAGCCAGAGAACTTCAGGAGAGGCTGGCTAAACTTCGCGGAGAAAAAGAAACCCTGCCAAGGGCTGAGACTCTCCATGCCATGGCCTTTGAATATTGGCAGCAGATTCACCAGACCGAGCCCCTGATCCTGGAGGAAAAAGAGGCCAAAAAAGTATTTTCTCAGGCCAACCCGGAACTTAAGGGGGTAGAATTAAAAAAAGCCTGGCAGGAATATAACCTGGCTCGGGAAAAGAGGGAGTCATATAATAGTGCTTATGGTCAGGCCTATATGCGTTTGAAACAGGATCTAAACCTGGTAGATTATGCGGACTTGCTGGAGTTTTGGCTGGAAGAAATAGAGGGAGGTAATTATGCCCGTCCCTTTACTCAGGTATTGGTAGATGAAATCCAGGATTTGTCTTCTCTGCAATTGTCAATAATTACAAGGCTGGCTGGTCCGGCAGGGGAAGGTTTTTTTGGTATTGGCGATCCAAAACAATCCATTTATGGTTTCCGCGGTGCAGTGACCGATATCCAGGAGAACCTAAAGAACATCTGGCCCGAGCTTAAGGTCATTAATTTATCTCAAAATTACAGATCAACCCAAGAAATATTAGATTTTTCCACGGCTTTATTCCCTGATACTCCAGCCTTGAAGGCGCATCAGAAAGGTACCGGCCAGCTCTTTGTTTTTCAGGCCCCTACAGCCACTCAGGAAGCAAATTGGATAGGTGACAGGATTAAGTGTCTCATTGGTGGGACTGCACACTGGGAACAGGATATGAGGCAGACACAGCAGGCACTTTCTCCAGGGGATATAGCCATTTTGGTCCGCTTCAAGGCTTTGATCCCGTCCCTTACGGCTAGCTTGAAGAGACTGGGTATACCCTATTGTGTGCCCGAACAGGAAATATTTTACAAGGAGCCTCGAGTGGAGTTGATCCTAAGGGCTGTGAGTCGGGTCTTAGGGGTTATTGATGATAAAGATGTCTTTGATTGCCCGGAAAAGGTTTTGGCCCAGGGGCCTAAAGGAATGGCCGCTTATCTCAAGGATATTCCACCTTTTGACCGCATATTCTGGCAGAGTCGGGCATTCAAAGAGTTGGAAAAGGCCTATGCAGAGCATAATGGCTGGGCAGGGCTGTTAAATTATATTCGCTTGGAAAGTGAATTGGATGCAGTACGCACAAGGGCACAAAAAGTAAGAGTGATGACCATGCATGCAGCCAAGGGCCTAGAGTTTGAGGCTGTTTTTTTGCCTTGCCTAGAAGATGGGATTATGCCCTTTATTGGTTTGGATTTATTGCTTGGTGATCACAGCGGTTATGAGGAGAAGACTGAGGAGCAGGAAGAGCGCAGGCTCCTTTATGTCGCCTGTACCCGGGCCCGGAGTTTTTTGTTTCTAAGTTTGGCTAGGTCCAGACAAGTCTTCGGCAAAGGCTTGCGACTCAAGGCCTCGCGTTTTTTAAACGAATTGCCAAAAGAAATGGTGACCAGAACCGTAGCTAAGGCCCATAAGCAGAAAAGAGAAAAAAGACGGAGTTTATTTTAA
- a CDS encoding two-component system sensor histidine kinase NtrB has protein sequence MDETKNFSVSPILERIVVKVCVLRLALLVLILVPVSLAWLELIQPVNYFVHSRQELLTTFLVFGFGLNVLFLVTWKYFTSLRFFFLLQLASDIFLASFLLLLTGGIKSGFGFLFLVIIFLYGRTLGQKVALYASLLIGLFFTCMTLTQYIYPKFWGQDIYEPSELTYNLFLHFLAIILVNVLVRLGKDQEEDLILKLLQQEVALGHAESLKKQVFDWMLSGLLVLNERGHISALNKKAQEFLGVKDVKLALKRPLKELSPELFLYWHENRDRRPKLREIQLKDGRILGIRVTSVPDENLYLVIFRDITEYRQLERRVQQMEKLASVGELAAGLVHEMKNPLAGIKTSLQLLVQKNLEKEYADRLTQVILRDIDRLDNLLKDFLVFARPRQGHQEKVKLGDVVEECIQVLQNQYPHVSIEVNENLDQATWEWDRNQLHQVILNLLLNALQAVQDKDAPKVMIFWERKGNEERLVIKDNGPGINHELKQKVFDPFFTTKKEGTGLGLAIAQRLAGLNGSFIELEAGESGGTKACLVRNFRSSLINH, from the coding sequence GTGGACGAAACTAAAAATTTTTCCGTGAGCCCCATCCTGGAAAGGATAGTAGTTAAAGTCTGTGTGCTCAGGTTGGCCTTATTGGTGCTTATTTTGGTCCCAGTTTCACTGGCCTGGCTCGAGCTCATTCAACCGGTGAATTATTTTGTCCACTCCAGGCAGGAATTGCTGACCACCTTTCTGGTTTTTGGTTTTGGACTGAATGTTCTGTTCCTGGTGACCTGGAAATATTTCACTTCCTTACGTTTTTTCTTTTTGCTTCAACTTGCTTCTGATATTTTCTTGGCTTCATTTTTGCTTCTGCTTACAGGTGGAATAAAGAGCGGTTTTGGTTTTTTGTTTTTGGTGATCATTTTTTTATATGGCCGGACATTAGGCCAAAAAGTAGCTTTATATGCCAGCCTGTTAATCGGTCTTTTTTTTACTTGTATGACATTAACCCAATATATTTATCCCAAGTTTTGGGGGCAGGATATCTATGAGCCAAGTGAGTTGACCTACAATCTTTTCCTGCACTTCCTGGCTATTATTCTGGTTAATGTTCTTGTCAGGCTGGGTAAAGACCAGGAAGAAGACCTGATCCTCAAGCTTTTACAGCAAGAGGTCGCTCTTGGTCACGCTGAGAGTCTGAAGAAGCAGGTCTTTGACTGGATGCTTTCAGGGTTATTGGTCTTGAATGAAAGGGGGCACATTTCTGCCCTTAACAAAAAAGCACAGGAATTTTTAGGCGTCAAAGATGTAAAGTTGGCATTGAAAAGGCCTCTGAAAGAGTTAAGCCCGGAGCTTTTTCTTTACTGGCATGAAAACCGAGACAGAAGACCTAAGTTGAGAGAGATCCAGTTAAAAGACGGTCGGATTTTGGGCATTCGCGTAACATCTGTGCCAGATGAGAACCTTTATCTGGTTATTTTTAGAGATATTACTGAGTATCGCCAGTTGGAAAGACGGGTACAGCAAATGGAAAAATTGGCCAGTGTGGGCGAGTTAGCCGCGGGCCTGGTCCATGAGATGAAAAATCCTTTGGCTGGGATAAAGACCAGCTTGCAGCTTTTGGTACAAAAAAATCTGGAGAAAGAATATGCAGATCGCCTGACACAAGTGATTTTGCGAGATATTGACCGATTGGACAATCTACTCAAGGATTTTCTTGTCTTTGCCAGGCCAAGGCAAGGACATCAAGAAAAAGTAAAGCTGGGAGATGTGGTAGAAGAATGCATCCAGGTGCTCCAGAATCAATATCCGCATGTGAGTATTGAAGTAAACGAAAATCTTGACCAAGCCACGTGGGAGTGGGATAGAAATCAATTACATCAGGTGATTTTAAATCTACTTTTAAATGCCTTGCAAGCTGTACAAGATAAGGATGCGCCAAAGGTGATGATTTTTTGGGAACGGAAAGGTAATGAAGAGCGTTTAGTAATAAAGGATAATGGGCCTGGAATTAACCATGAACTTAAACAAAAGGTTTTTGATCCTTTTTTTACCACAAAAAAAGAGGGTACGGGATTGGGGTTGGCTATTGCTCAACGGTTGGCTGGTCTTAACGGATCGTTTATTGAGCTGGAGGCAGGCGAATCCGGAGGGACTAAGGCCTGTTTAGTCAGAAATTTTAGGTCATCTTTGATAAATCACTAA
- a CDS encoding MogA/MoaB family molybdenum cofactor biosynthesis protein, with product MIARLTLCVDKEIHLRHGETVYFQVVGPKLESQGLGTAVYPQEPISFPLLLHSTPLLTCFGEAKELKVGLYLGEAENFFQIIDKRWVPGPDGKNYLLFAARVIKDISINGSMELCVYKHGYSLAWITLSDKGSQGLREDKSGPLIAKLVAQKINISMVHGFVLPDESYELKALLTHLALFWGIDLIMTTGGTGVGPRDITPEATLAVIEKRLTGFEQAMISTALTKTVHGMISRAVVGTLHESLIVNLPGSPKAVQENLGTILPALEHTLRKLQGDKTDCGRN from the coding sequence ATGATAGCAAGACTTACTTTGTGTGTGGATAAGGAGATTCACCTAAGACATGGGGAAACTGTTTATTTCCAGGTGGTTGGCCCAAAGCTTGAGTCTCAAGGTTTAGGGACTGCGGTTTACCCACAGGAACCCATAAGTTTTCCCCTACTCTTACACTCTACCCCGCTTCTAACTTGTTTCGGTGAGGCTAAGGAGTTAAAGGTTGGTCTCTATTTGGGAGAGGCAGAGAACTTCTTTCAGATTATAGACAAAAGATGGGTCCCAGGTCCTGACGGTAAAAATTATCTCCTTTTTGCCGCCAGAGTGATCAAAGACATATCTATTAACGGTTCAATGGAGCTCTGCGTATATAAGCATGGTTATTCTCTGGCTTGGATTACTTTAAGTGATAAGGGGAGCCAGGGCTTGCGCGAGGATAAAAGCGGTCCCCTTATTGCTAAGCTTGTTGCCCAGAAAATTAACATTTCCATGGTCCATGGGTTTGTCCTGCCGGATGAGAGCTACGAGTTAAAGGCCCTGCTTACGCATTTGGCCCTTTTTTGGGGTATTGATCTTATTATGACAACAGGAGGTACGGGAGTCGGTCCCAGGGATATCACTCCTGAGGCGACTCTTGCAGTAATTGAGAAGAGGCTGACGGGTTTTGAACAGGCCATGATCAGTACGGCCCTGACCAAAACAGTGCATGGGATGATTTCCAGGGCGGTGGTGGGTACGCTTCATGAAAGTCTGATTGTCAACTTGCCTGGCAGTCCCAAGGCTGTTCAAGAAAACTTGGGCACTATATTGCCGGCCCTGGAGCATACTTTAAGAAAATTACAAGGTGATAAAACCGACTGTGGACGAAACTAA